The genomic segment TGATAAGATTCCGCATCTTGGACGACAAGTTCAGCTTTCCCGTTAACAGTTAAGACTAAGGGATGTTTGGTGCGCTTGAGGTTTTCGACAAGTTCGGTGGTATTGCGTTTGAATTCGGTCAGGGAGCGGATGTCTTTGGTGAGGTCAAGCATAATTTGAACACCATTAACGCATTTAATTCTCTGCTAATTCTATTTTAGGTTAGTTCGAGAAC from the Oscillatoria salina IIICB1 genome contains:
- a CDS encoding type II toxin-antitoxin system Phd/YefM family antitoxin, which codes for MLDLTKDIRSLTEFKRNTTELVENLKRTKHPLVLTVNGKAELVVQDAESYQALLNAAELIETLKGIKRGLDQMKEGQGKTAEDFFAEMFDQLDNVQ